In Bombus huntii isolate Logan2020A chromosome 9, iyBomHunt1.1, whole genome shotgun sequence, a single window of DNA contains:
- the LOC126869364 gene encoding rho-associated protein kinase 2 isoform X1 — translation MDVVRDEDRRRRLRMLEERVKDPRSITNIDCLLDTVQALVADCDHPSVKRMKNIEAYMNRYDSVAQDICKMRMRTDDFTLIKVIGRGSFGEVQLVRHKSTQKVYAMKLLSKFEMIKRSDSAFFWEERDIMAHANSQWIVQLHFAFQDQKYLYMVMDYMPGGDLVNLMSNYDVPEKWAKFYCAEVVLALDAIHLMGFVHRDVKPDNMLLDKYGHLKLADFGTCMRMDADGLVRSDTAVGTPDYISPEVLQSQGGEGVYGRECDWWSVGVFLYEMLVGDTPFYADSLVGTYSKIMDHRNSLHFPQEVDISHSAKNLICGFLTDRTKRLGRNGVEEIKNHPFFKNDQWTFENLRECVPPVVPELSGDDDTSNFEDVDKEDGPEESFPIPKAFSGNHLPFIGFTYSEDYQLMASSGKESVDGLENHINNGTSDDIKISQLENLLDKEKRQVESLESRQKALTTRLEAMTRRETELREEIGRADKELTLLRHNYKEAQRRVEHETELRRKAESLIVELKKKYDEEQTKRARDASNSQQTSERVTSLEKQIKEMQSKLERETEMVTRLRKQATEITVARQAAEQMANELQVERAKLQAQRDNLQQEVATLQGQLSKERSSRSQASSLTAELESRLSALHVELEHSREKEEKAIMDNRQLTEKISALEKEAASLTLELKAAQARYNQEVVAHQETERSRILSKEEANLEVVKALQAKLNEEKSGRQRAELLAQEKERQTSMLSVDYRQIQQRLQKLEGEHRQEVEKVKVLQGQVEQEQQKRNILQTDLAQQSSEAGRLRAREQQLAGEVAQLREAKRQIEDELHHLKTQRNVDQLQTKELQEQLEAEAYFSTLYKTQTQELREELDEKIRLQQELEEERSSLVHQLQLSLARGDSEALARSIAEETVADLEKERTMKELEYKDGIAKHHQELNAKEQIINRLKDSEGELKKNVDQYLKEKEDLNKRFKELQDQLSKAQSNGEEIEKLSSKLKTEQLLKQQAVNKLAEIMNRKDLSSSGKSKNKASAADLRKKEKDCRRLQQELTQEREKYGQLTAKWQKDLQDLQAQLVEENQAKLRLQMELDSKDSEIETLQMKIASLNSETASVSSVENDGEDSVLSEHGTMRLEGWLNVPNKQNIKRHGWKKQYVVVSSKKIIFYNSENDKLNADPVLILDLNKVFHVRSVTQGDVIRADAKDIPRIFQLLYAGEGEARRPGDEGNTLPGVELPQLTDKPGTQSLKGHEFVSISYHMPTTCEVCSKQLWHMFRPPPALECRRCRIKVHKEHLDKKEDAIAPCKLHYDPNSARELLILAGSPDEQKYWVARLSRRVQKCGYKANSHVDGTGQRVSPRESTRSTLKPYLSVQQRSATLPANASMGK, via the exons ATGGATGTAGTACGAGATGAAGACAGGCGCAGGCGCCTGAGGATGCTGGAGGAACGCGTAAAGGATCCAAGAAGTATCACAAACATTGATTGCTTATTGGATACAGTTCAGGCCCTGGTGGCAGATTGTGATCATCCCAGCGTAAAAcgtatgaaaaatatagaagCGTATATGAATAGAT ATGACTCAGTAGCTCAAGATATTTGTAAAATGCGAATGCGTACAGATGACTTTACCCTAATAAAAGTGATAGGTCGTGGTTCATTTGGCGAAGTACAATTAGTAAGACATAAATCTACACAGAAAGTATATGCTATGAAATTACTCAGTAAATTTGAAATG ATCAAACGATCAGATTCAGCCTTTTTTTGGGAAGAACGTGATATAATGGCACATGCCAATTCTCAGTGGATAGTTCAGCTTCATTTTGCATTTCAAGATCAAAAATATCTTTACATGGTGATGGATTACATGCCAGGTGGTGATTTAGTGAATTTAATGTCAAATTATGACGTGCCAGAAAAATGGGCAAAATTTTATTGTGCAGAAGTGGTGCTTGCATTAGATGCAATACATCTTATGGGATTTGTTCATAGAGATGTAAAGCCAGATAATATGTTACTTGATAAGTATGGTCATTTAAAACTTGCAGATTTTGGCACTTGTATGAGAATGGATgct GATGGTCTTGTCCGATCTGATACTGCAGTAGGTACACCTGATTATATATCACCTGAAGTGCTTCAATCTCAAGGTGGTGAAGGTGTATATGGAAGAGAATGTGATTGGTGGTCAGTTGgtgtatttttatatgaaatgcTTGTTGGTGATACTCCGTTTTATGCAGATTCATTAGTTGGaacatattcaaaaattatgGATCATAGAAATTCATTACATTTTCCACAAGAAGTTGATATTTCTCATTCTGCCAAGAATTTGATATGTGGTTTTCTTACGGATAGAACTAAACGTTTGGGTAGAAATGGCgtggaagaaataaaaaatcatccTTTCTTTAAAAACGATCAGTGGacatttgaaaatttacgAGAATGTGTTCCTCCTGTCGTGCCAGAACTTTCTGGCGATGATGATACTAGCAATTTTGAGGATGTCGATAAAGAAGATGGACCAGAGGAAAGTTTTCCAATACCAAAAGCATTTTCCGGAAACCATTTACCTTTTATTGGTTTTACATATTCAGAAGATTATCAATTAATGGCTTCTAGCGGCAAGGAGTCGGTAGATGGATTAGAAAATCATATCAATAATGGTACAAGCgacgatattaaaatttctcaatTAGAAAACTTATTGGATAAAGAAAAGAGACAGGTAGAATCTTTAGAATCAAGGCAGAAAGCTTTAACAACACGATTAGAAGCTATGACACGCCGGGAAACCGAATTGCGTGAAGAAATAGGTAGAGCCGACAAAGAATTGACTTTGTTGAGGCACAACTACAAAGAAGCACAACGTAGGGTGGAGCATGAAACTGAGTTACGTAGAAAAGCGGAATCATTAATTGTGGAGTTGAAAAAGAAGTATGACGAAGAGCAGACGAAACGAGCACGTGATGCAAGTAATTCACAACAAACTTCTGAACGTGTAACAAGTTTagaaaaacaaattaaagaaatgCAATCGAAATTggaaagagaaacagaaatGGTAACGAGGTTACGGAAACAAGCTACTGAGATTACTGTTGCTCGTCAAGCTGCAGAACAAATGGCAAATGAATTACAAGTGGAAAGAGCGAAATTACAAGCGCAACGAGATAATTTACAGCAAGAAGTGGCTACATTACAA GGACAATTGTCGAAAGAGCGTAGTTCTCGATCACAAGCCTCATCATTAACTGCTGAATTAGAAAGCCGACTCTCTGCTCTTCATGTCGAACTCGAACATAGtcgagagaaagaggagaaagCAATCATGGATAACAGACAACTAACTGAAAAAATCTCAGCATTGGAAAAAGAAGCAGCAAGTTTAACTCTTGAATTAAAAGCTGCGCAAGCTAGGTATAATCAGGAAGTGGTAGCCCATCAAGAAACGGAACGTTCACGCATACTATCCAAAGAAGAAGCTAATTTAGAAGTAGTTAaag CATTACAAGCAAAattaaatgaagaaaaaagtGGGAGGCAACGTGCTGAATTACTTGCACAAGAAAAGGAAAGGCAAACCTCTATGCTCTCTGTGGATTATCGACAGATTCAGCAGCGATTACAGAAACTGGAAGGAGAACATAGGCAAGAAGTTGAAAAGGTAAAAGTGCTACAAGGTCAGGTCGAACAAGAACAGCAGAAAAGAAACATTCTGCAGACTGACTTAGCACAGCAGTCGTCCGAAGCAGGACGATTACGTGCCAGGGAACAGCAATTAGCTGGCGAAGTTGCTCAGCTAAGAGAAGCAAAACGTCAAATAGAGGATGAATTACATCACTTGAAAACTCAAAGAAATGTGGATCAACTACAAACTAAGGAATTACAAGAACAATTAGAAGCAGAAGCTTACTTTTCG ACACTTTATAAAACACAGACGCAAGAACTTCGGGAAGAACTTGATGAAAAAATACGTTTACAACAAGAATTAGAAGAAGAACGTAGCTCTTTAGTGCATCAGTTACAATTATCTCTAGCGAGAGGTGATAGTGAAGCTTTGGCAAGATCAATAGCTGAAGAAACTGTCGCAGACCTCGAAAAGGAACGAACAATGAAGGAATTAGAATATAAAGATGGAATAGCCAAACATCACCAAGAATTGAATGCAAAAGAACAAATTATAAATCGGCTTAAGGATAGTGAAGGTGAACTTAAGAAAAATGTTGATCAATATCttaaagaaaaggaagattTAAATAAACGGTTTAAAGAATTGCAAGATCAACTTTCTAAAGCACAGTCTAATGgtgaagaaatagaaaaactGAGCAGTAAATTGAAAACTGAGCAATTATTAAAACAACAAGCAGTTAATAAGTTAGCAGAGATTATGAACAGGAAAGATTTATCTTCAAGTGGTAAATCCAAGAATAAAGCTTCTGCAGCAGATttaagaaagaaggaaaaagattgCAGGCGTTTACAGCAAGAGCTTACtcaagagagagaaaaatacgGACAGTTAACAGCTAAGTGGCAAAAAGATTTGCAAGATTTACAA GCACAATTGGTGGAAGAAAATCAAGCGAAATTGAGGTTACAAATGGAACTCGATTCAAAAGATTCCGAAATAGAAACTTTACAAATGAAAATTGCTTCGCTCAACTCAGAAACCGCTAGCGTTTCGTCCGTAGAAAATGACGGAGAAGATTCTGTTTTATCGGAACATGGAACCATGCGATTGGAAGGTTGGTTAAATGTGCCAAATAAACAGAACATTAAAAGGCATGGATGGAAAAAACAATACGTTGTCGTCTCttcgaagaaaataatattttataatagtgaaaatgataaattaaatgCCGATCCAGTCTTGATATTGGACCTAAATAAAGTCTTCCACGTTAGATCTGTTACTCAGGGTGATGTCATCCGAGCTGATGCCAAAGATATTCCGAGAATTTTCCAG TTATTATATGCTGGTGAAGGCGAAGCAAGACGTCCTGGTGATGAAGGAAACACACTGCCCGGAGTGGAACTGCCACAACTTACGGACAAACCAGGCACACAATCGTTAAAAGGTCACGAATTTGTGTCAATATCGTATCATATGCCGACTACTTGCGAGGTATGCTCAAAACAATTGTGGCATATGTTTCGACCGCCACCAGCTCTCGAGTGCCGAA GGTGTCGTATAAAAGTTCATAAGGAGCATTTGGACAAAAAGGAAGATGCCATTGCACCCTGCAAATTACACTACGATCCAAACAGTGCTCGTGAATTGTTAATATTGGCTGGTAGTCCTGACGAACAGAAATATTGGGTCGCAAGATTGTCTAGACGTGTACAAAAATGTGGCTACAAAGCAAACTCGCACGTCGATGGCACGGGGCAACGTGTCTCGCCAAG AGAGTCTACGAGATCCACCTTGAAGCCATATTTATCGGTGCAACAACGATCCGCGACTCTGCCAGCAAATGCCAGCATGGGCAAGTGA
- the LOC126869364 gene encoding rho-associated protein kinase 2 isoform X2 has translation MDVVRDEDRRRRLRMLEERVKDPRSITNIDCLLDTVQALVADCDHPSVKRMKNIEAYMNRYDSVAQDICKMRMRTDDFTLIKVIGRGSFGEVQLVRHKSTQKVYAMKLLSKFEMIKRSDSAFFWEERDIMAHANSQWIVQLHFAFQDQKYLYMVMDYMPGGDLVNLMSNYDVPEKWAKFYCAEVVLALDAIHLMGFVHRDVKPDNMLLDKYGHLKLADFGTCMRMDADGLVRSDTAVGTPDYISPEVLQSQGGEGVYGRECDWWSVGVFLYEMLVGDTPFYADSLVGTYSKIMDHRNSLHFPQEVDISHSAKNLICGFLTDRTKRLGRNGVEEIKNHPFFKNDQWTFENLRECVPPVVPELSGDDDTSNFEDVDKEDGPEESFPIPKAFSGNHLPFIGFTYSEDYQLMASSGKESVDGLENHINNGTSDDIKISQLENLLDKEKRQVESLESRQKALTTRLEAMTRRETELREEIGRADKELTLLRHNYKEAQRRVEHETELRRKAESLIVELKKKYDEEQTKRARDASNSQQTSERVTSLEKQIKEMQSKLERETEMVTRLRKQATEITVARQAAEQMANELQVERAKLQAQRDNLQQEVATLQGQLSKERSSRSQASSLTAELESRLSALHVELEHSREKEEKAIMDNRQLTEKISALEKEAASLTLELKAAQARYNQEVVAHQETERSRILSKEEANLEVVKAKLNEEKSGRQRAELLAQEKERQTSMLSVDYRQIQQRLQKLEGEHRQEVEKVKVLQGQVEQEQQKRNILQTDLAQQSSEAGRLRAREQQLAGEVAQLREAKRQIEDELHHLKTQRNVDQLQTKELQEQLEAEAYFSTLYKTQTQELREELDEKIRLQQELEEERSSLVHQLQLSLARGDSEALARSIAEETVADLEKERTMKELEYKDGIAKHHQELNAKEQIINRLKDSEGELKKNVDQYLKEKEDLNKRFKELQDQLSKAQSNGEEIEKLSSKLKTEQLLKQQAVNKLAEIMNRKDLSSSGKSKNKASAADLRKKEKDCRRLQQELTQEREKYGQLTAKWQKDLQDLQAQLVEENQAKLRLQMELDSKDSEIETLQMKIASLNSETASVSSVENDGEDSVLSEHGTMRLEGWLNVPNKQNIKRHGWKKQYVVVSSKKIIFYNSENDKLNADPVLILDLNKVFHVRSVTQGDVIRADAKDIPRIFQLLYAGEGEARRPGDEGNTLPGVELPQLTDKPGTQSLKGHEFVSISYHMPTTCEVCSKQLWHMFRPPPALECRRCRIKVHKEHLDKKEDAIAPCKLHYDPNSARELLILAGSPDEQKYWVARLSRRVQKCGYKANSHVDGTGQRVSPRESTRSTLKPYLSVQQRSATLPANASMGK, from the exons ATGGATGTAGTACGAGATGAAGACAGGCGCAGGCGCCTGAGGATGCTGGAGGAACGCGTAAAGGATCCAAGAAGTATCACAAACATTGATTGCTTATTGGATACAGTTCAGGCCCTGGTGGCAGATTGTGATCATCCCAGCGTAAAAcgtatgaaaaatatagaagCGTATATGAATAGAT ATGACTCAGTAGCTCAAGATATTTGTAAAATGCGAATGCGTACAGATGACTTTACCCTAATAAAAGTGATAGGTCGTGGTTCATTTGGCGAAGTACAATTAGTAAGACATAAATCTACACAGAAAGTATATGCTATGAAATTACTCAGTAAATTTGAAATG ATCAAACGATCAGATTCAGCCTTTTTTTGGGAAGAACGTGATATAATGGCACATGCCAATTCTCAGTGGATAGTTCAGCTTCATTTTGCATTTCAAGATCAAAAATATCTTTACATGGTGATGGATTACATGCCAGGTGGTGATTTAGTGAATTTAATGTCAAATTATGACGTGCCAGAAAAATGGGCAAAATTTTATTGTGCAGAAGTGGTGCTTGCATTAGATGCAATACATCTTATGGGATTTGTTCATAGAGATGTAAAGCCAGATAATATGTTACTTGATAAGTATGGTCATTTAAAACTTGCAGATTTTGGCACTTGTATGAGAATGGATgct GATGGTCTTGTCCGATCTGATACTGCAGTAGGTACACCTGATTATATATCACCTGAAGTGCTTCAATCTCAAGGTGGTGAAGGTGTATATGGAAGAGAATGTGATTGGTGGTCAGTTGgtgtatttttatatgaaatgcTTGTTGGTGATACTCCGTTTTATGCAGATTCATTAGTTGGaacatattcaaaaattatgGATCATAGAAATTCATTACATTTTCCACAAGAAGTTGATATTTCTCATTCTGCCAAGAATTTGATATGTGGTTTTCTTACGGATAGAACTAAACGTTTGGGTAGAAATGGCgtggaagaaataaaaaatcatccTTTCTTTAAAAACGATCAGTGGacatttgaaaatttacgAGAATGTGTTCCTCCTGTCGTGCCAGAACTTTCTGGCGATGATGATACTAGCAATTTTGAGGATGTCGATAAAGAAGATGGACCAGAGGAAAGTTTTCCAATACCAAAAGCATTTTCCGGAAACCATTTACCTTTTATTGGTTTTACATATTCAGAAGATTATCAATTAATGGCTTCTAGCGGCAAGGAGTCGGTAGATGGATTAGAAAATCATATCAATAATGGTACAAGCgacgatattaaaatttctcaatTAGAAAACTTATTGGATAAAGAAAAGAGACAGGTAGAATCTTTAGAATCAAGGCAGAAAGCTTTAACAACACGATTAGAAGCTATGACACGCCGGGAAACCGAATTGCGTGAAGAAATAGGTAGAGCCGACAAAGAATTGACTTTGTTGAGGCACAACTACAAAGAAGCACAACGTAGGGTGGAGCATGAAACTGAGTTACGTAGAAAAGCGGAATCATTAATTGTGGAGTTGAAAAAGAAGTATGACGAAGAGCAGACGAAACGAGCACGTGATGCAAGTAATTCACAACAAACTTCTGAACGTGTAACAAGTTTagaaaaacaaattaaagaaatgCAATCGAAATTggaaagagaaacagaaatGGTAACGAGGTTACGGAAACAAGCTACTGAGATTACTGTTGCTCGTCAAGCTGCAGAACAAATGGCAAATGAATTACAAGTGGAAAGAGCGAAATTACAAGCGCAACGAGATAATTTACAGCAAGAAGTGGCTACATTACAA GGACAATTGTCGAAAGAGCGTAGTTCTCGATCACAAGCCTCATCATTAACTGCTGAATTAGAAAGCCGACTCTCTGCTCTTCATGTCGAACTCGAACATAGtcgagagaaagaggagaaagCAATCATGGATAACAGACAACTAACTGAAAAAATCTCAGCATTGGAAAAAGAAGCAGCAAGTTTAACTCTTGAATTAAAAGCTGCGCAAGCTAGGTATAATCAGGAAGTGGTAGCCCATCAAGAAACGGAACGTTCACGCATACTATCCAAAGAAGAAGCTAATTTAGAAGTAGTTAaag CAAAattaaatgaagaaaaaagtGGGAGGCAACGTGCTGAATTACTTGCACAAGAAAAGGAAAGGCAAACCTCTATGCTCTCTGTGGATTATCGACAGATTCAGCAGCGATTACAGAAACTGGAAGGAGAACATAGGCAAGAAGTTGAAAAGGTAAAAGTGCTACAAGGTCAGGTCGAACAAGAACAGCAGAAAAGAAACATTCTGCAGACTGACTTAGCACAGCAGTCGTCCGAAGCAGGACGATTACGTGCCAGGGAACAGCAATTAGCTGGCGAAGTTGCTCAGCTAAGAGAAGCAAAACGTCAAATAGAGGATGAATTACATCACTTGAAAACTCAAAGAAATGTGGATCAACTACAAACTAAGGAATTACAAGAACAATTAGAAGCAGAAGCTTACTTTTCG ACACTTTATAAAACACAGACGCAAGAACTTCGGGAAGAACTTGATGAAAAAATACGTTTACAACAAGAATTAGAAGAAGAACGTAGCTCTTTAGTGCATCAGTTACAATTATCTCTAGCGAGAGGTGATAGTGAAGCTTTGGCAAGATCAATAGCTGAAGAAACTGTCGCAGACCTCGAAAAGGAACGAACAATGAAGGAATTAGAATATAAAGATGGAATAGCCAAACATCACCAAGAATTGAATGCAAAAGAACAAATTATAAATCGGCTTAAGGATAGTGAAGGTGAACTTAAGAAAAATGTTGATCAATATCttaaagaaaaggaagattTAAATAAACGGTTTAAAGAATTGCAAGATCAACTTTCTAAAGCACAGTCTAATGgtgaagaaatagaaaaactGAGCAGTAAATTGAAAACTGAGCAATTATTAAAACAACAAGCAGTTAATAAGTTAGCAGAGATTATGAACAGGAAAGATTTATCTTCAAGTGGTAAATCCAAGAATAAAGCTTCTGCAGCAGATttaagaaagaaggaaaaagattgCAGGCGTTTACAGCAAGAGCTTACtcaagagagagaaaaatacgGACAGTTAACAGCTAAGTGGCAAAAAGATTTGCAAGATTTACAA GCACAATTGGTGGAAGAAAATCAAGCGAAATTGAGGTTACAAATGGAACTCGATTCAAAAGATTCCGAAATAGAAACTTTACAAATGAAAATTGCTTCGCTCAACTCAGAAACCGCTAGCGTTTCGTCCGTAGAAAATGACGGAGAAGATTCTGTTTTATCGGAACATGGAACCATGCGATTGGAAGGTTGGTTAAATGTGCCAAATAAACAGAACATTAAAAGGCATGGATGGAAAAAACAATACGTTGTCGTCTCttcgaagaaaataatattttataatagtgaaaatgataaattaaatgCCGATCCAGTCTTGATATTGGACCTAAATAAAGTCTTCCACGTTAGATCTGTTACTCAGGGTGATGTCATCCGAGCTGATGCCAAAGATATTCCGAGAATTTTCCAG TTATTATATGCTGGTGAAGGCGAAGCAAGACGTCCTGGTGATGAAGGAAACACACTGCCCGGAGTGGAACTGCCACAACTTACGGACAAACCAGGCACACAATCGTTAAAAGGTCACGAATTTGTGTCAATATCGTATCATATGCCGACTACTTGCGAGGTATGCTCAAAACAATTGTGGCATATGTTTCGACCGCCACCAGCTCTCGAGTGCCGAA GGTGTCGTATAAAAGTTCATAAGGAGCATTTGGACAAAAAGGAAGATGCCATTGCACCCTGCAAATTACACTACGATCCAAACAGTGCTCGTGAATTGTTAATATTGGCTGGTAGTCCTGACGAACAGAAATATTGGGTCGCAAGATTGTCTAGACGTGTACAAAAATGTGGCTACAAAGCAAACTCGCACGTCGATGGCACGGGGCAACGTGTCTCGCCAAG AGAGTCTACGAGATCCACCTTGAAGCCATATTTATCGGTGCAACAACGATCCGCGACTCTGCCAGCAAATGCCAGCATGGGCAAGTGA